The proteins below come from a single Felis catus isolate Fca126 chromosome A1, F.catus_Fca126_mat1.0, whole genome shotgun sequence genomic window:
- the TMEM171 gene encoding transmembrane protein 171 isoform X2, whose product MSPVAAAEPDGVQPDRSVSKVIFFLFVFGAILLCVGVLLSIFGFQTCQYKTFPDCSMVLKVAGPACAAVGLGAVILARSRARLQLREGHLRGSQADPDRAFLCGESRQFAQCLIFGFLFLTSGMLISILGIWVPGCGSDWAQEPLNETDTADVEPQICGFLSLQIMGPLIVLMGLCFFVVAHVKKRNNLNVGQEASEAEDRQIQNTEPVQVTVGDAVIIFPPPPPPYFPESSASAVTRSPGAHGLLPNENPPSYYSIFNYGRTPTPGGQGVGSERDCESIYTISGSPSSAGISYTPHLSSELPPRYEEKEIAATTSLSPSSEPSRP is encoded by the exons ATGTCTCCTGTAGCTGCTGCTGAGCCAGATGGGGTCCAGCCAGACAGGAGTGTCAGCAaggtcattttcttcctttttgtctttggtGCCATCCTGTTGTGCGTGGGAGTCCTGCTCTCCATCTTTGGGTTCCAGACATGCCAATACAAAACCTTCCCAGACTGCAGCATGGTGCTGAAGGTCGCTGGGCCTGCCTGTGCCGCCGTTGGGCTCGGGGCTGTGATCCTGGCCCGCTCCCGGGCACGGCTTCAGCTCCGGGAGGGGCACCTGCGAGGCAGTCAGGCGGACCCCGACCGAGCCTTCCTCTGTGGAGAGAGCCGCCAGTTTGCCCAGTGCCTCATCTTTGGGTTTCTGTTCTTGACAAGCGGCATGCTCATCAGCATACTTGGCATCTGGGTCCCTGGATGTGGCTCCGACTGGGCACAGGAACCCCTGAATGAGACAGACACTGCCGACGTGGAGCCCCAGATCTGTGGATTCCTATCCCTGCAGATCATGGGACCCTTGATTGTACTCATGGGATTGTGTTTCTTTGTGGTTGCCCATGTTAAGAAGAGAAACAACTTGAATGTGGGCCAGGAGGCCTCTGAAGCTGAAGACAGACAGATCCAGAACACGGAGCCCGTCCAGGTCACTGTAG GTGATGCCGTGATAATattcccacctcccccaccaccttACTTTCCTGAATCTTCAGCTTCTGCAGTAACCCGAAGTCCTGGGGCTCACGGTTTGCTTCCCAATGAAAATCCACCTTCGtattacagtatttttaactatGG tAGGACCCCAACTCCTGGGGGCCAAGGTGTGGGCTCTGAGAGAGATTGTGAGTCTATATACACCATTTCTGGGTCTCCTTCATCCGCCGGGATCTCGTACACTCCGCATCTCTCCTCTGAACTGCCTCCCAGATACGAAGAAAAAGAAATCGCGGCAACCACATCCTTATCCCCATCTTCTGAGCCTTCCCGACCGTGA
- the TMEM171 gene encoding transmembrane protein 171 isoform X1 codes for MSPVAAAEPDGVQPDRSVSKVIFFLFVFGAILLCVGVLLSIFGFQTCQYKTFPDCSMVLKVAGPACAAVGLGAVILARSRARLQLREGHLRGSQADPDRAFLCGESRQFAQCLIFGFLFLTSGMLISILGIWVPGCGSDWAQEPLNETDTADVEPQICGFLSLQIMGPLIVLMGLCFFVVAHVKKRNNLNVGQEASEAEDRQIQNTEPVQVTVGDAVIIFPPPPPPYFPESSASAVTRSPGAHGLLPNENPPSYYSIFNYGTPTPGGQGVGSERDCESIYTISGSPSSAGISYTPHLSSELPPRYEEKEIAATTSLSPSSEPSRP; via the exons ATGTCTCCTGTAGCTGCTGCTGAGCCAGATGGGGTCCAGCCAGACAGGAGTGTCAGCAaggtcattttcttcctttttgtctttggtGCCATCCTGTTGTGCGTGGGAGTCCTGCTCTCCATCTTTGGGTTCCAGACATGCCAATACAAAACCTTCCCAGACTGCAGCATGGTGCTGAAGGTCGCTGGGCCTGCCTGTGCCGCCGTTGGGCTCGGGGCTGTGATCCTGGCCCGCTCCCGGGCACGGCTTCAGCTCCGGGAGGGGCACCTGCGAGGCAGTCAGGCGGACCCCGACCGAGCCTTCCTCTGTGGAGAGAGCCGCCAGTTTGCCCAGTGCCTCATCTTTGGGTTTCTGTTCTTGACAAGCGGCATGCTCATCAGCATACTTGGCATCTGGGTCCCTGGATGTGGCTCCGACTGGGCACAGGAACCCCTGAATGAGACAGACACTGCCGACGTGGAGCCCCAGATCTGTGGATTCCTATCCCTGCAGATCATGGGACCCTTGATTGTACTCATGGGATTGTGTTTCTTTGTGGTTGCCCATGTTAAGAAGAGAAACAACTTGAATGTGGGCCAGGAGGCCTCTGAAGCTGAAGACAGACAGATCCAGAACACGGAGCCCGTCCAGGTCACTGTAG GTGATGCCGTGATAATattcccacctcccccaccaccttACTTTCCTGAATCTTCAGCTTCTGCAGTAACCCGAAGTCCTGGGGCTCACGGTTTGCTTCCCAATGAAAATCCACCTTCGtattacagtatttttaactatGG GACCCCAACTCCTGGGGGCCAAGGTGTGGGCTCTGAGAGAGATTGTGAGTCTATATACACCATTTCTGGGTCTCCTTCATCCGCCGGGATCTCGTACACTCCGCATCTCTCCTCTGAACTGCCTCCCAGATACGAAGAAAAAGAAATCGCGGCAACCACATCCTTATCCCCATCTTCTGAGCCTTCCCGACCGTGA